GCAAATGCCGATATTAAAACAACAGCCAATCCTAAAATCAATCCCAACTTAAGCTTCTTCATTTTTACCTCCTTTTGGCTTTATTCCTGATTAAGCATCTTAGCATCCCGAACTATCTACACCCAAAAACACCACCTCTAAACACCACCTCCTTTGCCGCTTTAATAGGATGTTTATTTTTCCACAGATTCAAAACCAGATTTGCCTCGTCCGGATTCTCGTAGTGCAACCCTTTCCGTCTCCTTCCCATTAAAAAGGCATGGCCACTCCACGCGTACCGGTCCAATTCGTCTATGCTCTTCACTGCCTAAGCCCGCAGAGGGTTTAAATGGATGTAGCGAACAAGCTCCAATAACTACGGCTCCTTTTCACAAACGATGGACTTATACCGATTTTGAAAGAGATGGCCGCTTCTATGATATTTTCGGTTATATAGGATTAAGAATTCCCTTTATGAGTTCGGAATAAGGGTCGATAATTAAAGTTGTGTGCTATAACAGGAGAATCCCAATATGTAATAGGGCCGGATATCAATCAGTAACCATGCCGCGGCAACCTCTTACTTGTATTCAGCTAACGGATAGCGGTCGTATTGTCAAGGAGATATTTTTCTCCAAACCGGCTGAAATGATAGGTGGGCATAGGAAGCCATTTCAAAGCCTCAGATCAGGCTTGAGAGCAAGGCGTCACACAGCTATCAGGCCTCAGATGGGGTTTTGAAATGGCTTCAACGCTCAATCAGGGTTTTATTCTGCGCGCATTGCTCTCCGGATAGGTATATTCCATGTGTCGGGCCGTGGCCCTGGCAATCTTTTCGCCGAAGTAGCGCGCCACCACCTTGAGGGCCATGTCGATGCCTGCCGAGATCCCTGCCGACGTGAACACGCGGCCGTCTTCGACCACATGTTTTTCAAATTCCACCGTCACCGCCGGAAAGGAATCCCGCATCCATTCCAGCGACCGCCAGTGGGTGGTCGCATGCAGCCCGTTCAGCAGCCCGGCAGACCCCAGCAGCATCGATCCGGTGCAGACCGACGTCAGGGTTTCAACTTCCCCGGCGCGCGCGCGCAGCCATTCCAGCATGACCGGGTTGTTTAATTCCCTGCGCGTGCCCCAGCCCCCGGGAACAACCAGGATGTCAAGCCGTGGACAGTCCGCGAATGTGTAATGCGGAACGACGTTTATGTTGCCCGTCGTCGTGACAGGATCGGAATGCTCAGCCACCAGCAGCACTTCAAAGGGCGACGGTTCTTCCCGCCGCTTCTCCTCGTTAAGCCGGGTAACCGAGAAAACTTCAAACGGCCCGCAGAAATCAAGCACTTCGATGTTTTCAAAAAGAACGATCCCGACACGTTTCCGCTCCATCTTTTCCCCCCTCTGGTTGCATCCAATAAATAGCGAT
The Desulfobacterales bacterium DNA segment above includes these coding regions:
- a CDS encoding DJ-1/PfpI family protein, whose protein sequence is MERKRVGIVLFENIEVLDFCGPFEVFSVTRLNEEKRREEPSPFEVLLVAEHSDPVTTTGNINVVPHYTFADCPRLDILVVPGGWGTRRELNNPVMLEWLRARAGEVETLTSVCTGSMLLGSAGLLNGLHATTHWRSLEWMRDSFPAVTVEFEKHVVEDGRVFTSAGISAGIDMALKVVARYFGEKIARATARHMEYTYPESNARRIKP